Below is a window of Candidatus Omnitrophota bacterium DNA.
ATTCATTTTTCTGGCCTCCACGGATTGCGTGGACGGAATAGTGGCCCGCCGCAGAAAAGAGGTGACGGTTCTCGGCGAATTCATGGACCCCCTTGCCGATAAACTTCTTGTGACCTCGGCGCTGGTGTATTTTACGACTGTTGCATGGCTACATGTGCACTGGTGGATGGTCGTGACGATCATATCCAGGGAATTCATAATATCCGGGCTCAGGGTGCTGGCTGCGCGGCGGAAAATATCCATTCCCGCGCTGATTTCAGGCAAGGTGAAGACGACGGTACAGCTGACGGCTGTAATAACGACGCTTCTGATAATACTGCTCCGGAGCGCCACTGGCAAATGGAATTTTTATTACGGATGGCTTGATTTTGTTTATGAGCTTCCCATGTATCTGATGCTCTTTGCCGTGGCATCCACAATCTACAGCGGCGTCAGGTATATCAAAAAATATTTTTATCTGTTCGGAGACGCCATTTGAATAAGCGGAGAGGGATTATGAATAAAGTGATAAAATTTCTGGCTACGGGTTTCGGGGTTTCTCGTTTCGCGCCGCATCCCGGGGAAGGGACTATAGGCACGCTCGTGGGCGTTGTTATTTTTGTATTATGGCCTGATTCAAGGCTCTATCCGAACGGGTTCTGGCTGCTTTTGATCTTAGGCCTGACGCTGGGCGTTTATGTGTCGGGCAAAGCCGAGGAAATATTCGCGCAGAAAGACTGTCCGCGCATAGTTATAGACGAGATAATGGGTTTCCTCATCGCGGCGGCGTTTCTTCCCAAAACTTTCTGGATGATCTTTTCGGCTTTTATACTGTTCCGCATTTTTGACGGCCTCAAGCCCGGACCGGTGAGGTTCGCCGAGAAGTTTTCGGGCGGATGGGGGATCATGGGCGACGATGTTGTCGCGGGAATATTCGCGAACATCATAATGCAGATCGTGGCGTTCCGTTTTTTTTAAAACATGAAAGCGCTGTCAGTCAATTCCATCAACGCCGGATATGAGAACAGGGATATTGAACTTTCAGGCTGGATAGATTCCATCCGGGACCACGGCGGTGTCATGTTCGCCGATCTGAGAAACCGCTCGGGCAAAATACAGCTTGTGTTCGACGCTTCCAACAAAGGCGGGGATTACAGCGGTGCCGTGGCTGCTCTCCGCGCCGAATTCGTGGTGAGGGTGAAAGGAACAGTCTCCAAAAGGCCGGAAGATGCCGTGAATAAAAAAATTCCCCCCGGAGAAGTGGAGCTGAAAGTGGTGTCTTTTGAGATCCTCAACGAAGCTCTCCCTCTGCCTTTTTATCCCGGAGAGAAAGTGGGTGATGAGGCGGCTTTGAAATACAGGTTTCTGGATCTGAGGGGCACTGATATGATGAGGAACCTCGAGGCCGTTGACAGGATAATGAGGATAACGAGGGAATATTTCGCGCAGCTCGGTTTCTGGGATGTGCCCACACCGATGCTGACTAAATCAACGCCGGAAGGCGCCCGGGATTACCTTGTCCCCGCGCGCACAAAGGCCGGTTCATTTTTCGCCCTCCCGCAGTCGCCGCAGCTTTTTAAACAGGTGCTCATGGCCTCGGGCGTGGAGCGTTATTATCAGATAACAAGGTGTTTCAGGGACGAGGATCTGAGAGCGGACCGCCAGCCGGAATTCACGCAGATAGACATGGAGATGTCTTTCGCGTCTTCTTCCGATATAATGGAAACCGTGTGGGATCTCGTTGAGAAGATATTCGCGGCCTTTGATCACAAACTGCCGCAAGCCCTTTTTATGAAATTTGAAGAGGCCATGGCCTCATACGGTTCTGACAAGCCCGACCTGAGCCTGAACATAGGGCTGCTTTCGGATATAACAGAGATCTTCAGGAAGAGCGAATTCAAGGTTTTCAGCTCGTCCGTAGAGAAGGGCAATAAAATAGCGGCGTTTCTGTGCGCGGGGGATTTTTCGAGGAAGGAGCTGGATGACGCTGTGGAAGATGCCAAAAAGCTTGGTGCCGGAGGGCTTGTCTGGATAAAGAAAAGCGGCGATGAACTCAAAAGCCCCGTGGTCAAAATCTTTAGTGACGAGGAAAAAAACGCCCTGAGGAGAAAATTTCCCGGTGACGGGGTGATATTCGCCGGAAGCACGGGGGATTCTTTTTGCCTCATGGGAGAATTGAGAAAGATTTTCGCGCTCAGAAGGGGTATGAAAAAAGAAGGATTTTTTCCTGTCTGGGTAGTGGAGGCCCCGCTTTTTGAGAAAAACGCCCAGGGCCGGCTCCAGGCGGTGCATCATCCTTTCACGGCCCCGATAGGGGATATATTCGCCGATGACCCGCGATCCCTTAAATCCCATTCTTACGACCTTGTTATCAACGGCGAAGAGGTCGGCGGCGGTTCGGTCAGGATTCACAAAGCCAAAGAGCAGATAAAAGTTTTTGAGATCATGGGAATAAGCGAGGCAGAATACCGCGAAAAATTCGGCTTTCTTCTTGACGCTCTTTCTTACGGATGTCCTCCGCACGGCGGTTTTGCCCTCGGTATGGAAAGGCTGGCGGTGAAACTCCTCGGCCTGGATTCAATAAGAGACGTTATCGCTTTTCCGAAAACTCAGAACGCTTTCTGCCCGCTGACCCATGCGCCTGATGTTGTCTCGGAGCGTCAGCTGCGTGAACTCGGCCTGAAGCTGGCGGATGAATGAAGCGCTGAAGTCCGCCCGTCTTTATAATAAGGACGGCGAATGTCTTTTAAACAAAGTTGAAATAGCCGATACATTCCGGGCCCGCCTCAAGGGCCTGCTGGGAAGAACCCTGATAGAAAAAGATTACGGCCTTCTTCTGGTTCCCTGCGAATCCATACACATGTTTTTCATGAAGTTCCCCATAGATGTTTTTTTTCTTAAAGATCGTAATGGCTCGTACGAGATCGCGAGCACGGCGCGAAATGTAAAGCCCTGGCGCATGGCATTAGCCCCCCGGGGCACAGATGCCGTTCTTGAAACCGCGCCCGGCGCTATGAGCGCGGCGCGCTCCGGCGATATTCTTACAATAATATAAAACCCGGCAAAAATATATTCTTGCTCCGTGCTGGTCATTTATATATAATGAATCCGCTATGAACGATATCAAGACAGCCTGCCTCAGAGATGTGATACACGATTACATCTATTTCACAGTGCCGCAGAAATCCGGCGAAATATCAGAGCAGGCCGTCGTGGATTCTCCCTGGCTGCAGAGATTGAGAAGGATCAATCAGCTCCAGGCCGCATGGATGGTCTATCCTTGCGCCACACACACAAGATTCCAGCATTCTCTGGGCACGATGCATCTGGCGGGGAATATGGCTTACAGGCTCTATGACAGTTTTAAGAAAGCTTTCCCTAACGAGTACATACCTCCGGAAAAAAATTATGTTGAAGAGCTTTTCCGCCTGGCCGGCCTCCTGCACGATGTGGGCCACGGCCCGTTCGGGCATCTGATGGACGAGGTTTACACATGGAAATTATACGGTAAGACGCACGAGGATATATCCGCTAAAGTGATAAGGGAGAATCTTTCGCATATCATAGAAAAAATAGATTTTTCGCCGCACGGTTATTTCACCCATAAAATAAAAGCTGACGATGTCATAAAGTTTATAAAAACGCCTTCGGATTTTTCAGGCTACGAACTGTGGGAGCAGATATTCTGCAAGATAATGATGGGCATTTACAGCGTTGATATCATTGATTTTCTTCTGAGGGACAAATATTACTGCGGCACTAAGGAATTCGGGGATATTGACATAAAACGGCTGCTGGGAAGCACGGCTGTCACAACTTCCGGTTTTTCCATGGACAAAGACGCGCTGCCGGCTTTGAAAAGTTTTCTTAACACGAGGATGTCCATGTTCTGCCACATTTATTTCAACGAGAAGAAAGAGCTCTTTGAAAGCGCCCTCGGCAGGCTTCTGCCCGGGATCGTCAAGGTTATGAAAATAGGCAATCCTTACGAGAATATCAAAAAGTATTTTTTTGTTGACGATTTCGCGCTGACCTCCATGCTCACTCTCTGGGCGAGAACAGAGACGGGCCAGAAGAAAGAACTCGGAAAACAGTGGGAGAAGATAGCCGTTATGAGGGACACGCCCGACAAGCTCGTGCTCTCGGGCCAGAAATCCTATTTTACATTTGTCAGAAAGGAAGAACTTCTGACAGAAGAGAAAATAATCAATAATTTCCGTCAGAATTATAAGATCAAATGCCCTATTTCGGTGAACATAGACACGCTCGATATCAGGCTGCAGAATGTTTTTGTGAGATTCAACGACAAGCTTATCCTTAAAAAAGAGGATAACCTGAAATCCATCAGCCTTTATGATTCCGGCAGCGACACCATTCTCGGCGAGGAGATGAATAAGGTCCTTCAGGATATCCCGGTGAAGTTTCTTTTGTGGCAGGTCTTTGTTCCGGCCAAATACAGCCGGAGGGTGCAGGCGGTGATCAAAGCCGAATCCGCCGACGGCTCGGATATAGCGGAAGCTCAAATGTCTCTTCCCTTAGGCCCCGCGCGCTGGAACGAGAAAAAAGAAAAGACCGAAATAAGCAATGTCTGACCATGCAAACAATTGACAAAACGGATGTGAATTTGCGAAAATGCGCTATGATTAAAAAGTTTTTCGCGGGAATGATCTTTCTTGCGCCGTCATTTCTTTTTTCGGCGGGGGAATTAGCGATTGTCTGGGATGCCGGCGAACAGAGCAATACTCTTTCATGGACTTTGCCGCAGGTCACTCTTCCTGTGGGTTCTTATAAGTGGCATGAAGTGGATGTTTATAGGACATTCGGTTCCTCTGTCGGTGTGGACGGCTGGACTCTTCTGGCCTCCGGCGTTATAGATGGCACGTTAACGGATTATGTGGGTTACGGCACATACAGCTATGAATTGAGAAATGTTGTCCAGTGGAATTATGATTCTGTCGCTGACGCGTGGTCATCATCCGCGGCTTTTCCCACATACGGTCCTGTCAGAAGTTATTTTATAAGCGACGGCAGCAACAACAATGTTGTCGAGATAACGGACGCCGCCGGAGGTTCGGACGGTATCGGCGCCCAGTGGAAATTCACTTACAGCCTTCAGGAGACCTGTTATCCCGATATAAGGATTTACAAGCCGGGAACAAAATTCACAAAGGATTCGGAAGGTTTTTATGAACGCCCGGCATCAACATGGTGCGTAAAGGAAATTATAAATTACGACGGCGTTTACAGCGCGCCGCGTCCTCAGGGAACGAATTATGAGGAATGGGACTGCACCAACTCATCAGGCGTTCTGGTCGCTAACGGCATTTATTATGTGATGTTTGAGATTTTTGACCCCTTTGAACCGCCGGACGCCGCCGATGTGGGAATATCGGCAAGATATTACGATTTCGGCGGTAACGGATTATACAGGAAGAGGGGCGCCTATGTGGGGGTTATTCCTGTTGACATACTGCGTGTTAAGGATTTGACGGTCACGGGCATTACTCAGTCAAACACAGCCTCGTCAATCGGGTATCACATAAACGCTTCCGCGGCGGTGACGGTGCTCATACTGGATGAGGGCGCAAATTTTGCAATTGCCTCCGCCACCGGGACCATATCTTACGGTTCCGGAAGTTCTTATGTATATTACGCGGGCAGTCTGATTCCTGCAAGCGGCCTGGGCGCCGACATTGTGCAGGTTATTACCTATTTCAGAGGCTACGGGGCCAACACGGAGACCTGGGACGGCACCGGTCCCACAGGCATTTCCGTGGCGAACGGCATATACCCCGTGGGTGTTTGCGCCCGCGACGGATCGGGCAACACCGCGATATCCGTTTCCGGAAATGATCAGCCGTTTTTTGAATACATCACGGTGGACAAAAGGACTTCCTCGTCGGCAGTGGAGGGAGACGCTCCTCTGCTTGGGTCTGTTTCCCCGTCATCGGGCACAACGGTCGGTTCGTGTTCGGTGATAACGGTTGCTTTGAGCGACGCTTCCGGCGTGAACGCGGCCGCGACCACGATCTCCGTCACTTCCGGCACAGTCGTTTACTCCCATGCAAACGCCAACGCAACCCAGTCGCCGATAGCCGGTTCCGCCACAAGCACATCTTTTACGCTGACACTTTCAACGGCTATCACGGGCGAGGGTTCGTACACGATAACGGTGATAGCGGCGGATATTTACGGAAACCAGCAGACATTTACCTCAAAGTTCACCATATCCGCGGCCGCTTCCGCGGGGGATAACTTTAAGGCCGTGGTCAAGGCCTATCCTCAGCCGGCCACAGGCGGATACATAGATATTGATTATGATACTTCGCCACCCACTATATTTGGAGTAGGAACATCGGTGATAACATTGGAAGTTTATACGATTTTCGGGGAAATGGTTAAGCGCGTGACGGCTACAACGGCAAGCCCTTATAGATGGAATTATCTTTCTCTCGGCCTTGCTCCCGGTGTTTATATTTACAGGATTAAGGCCGTCGGAAATGGAAAAACTTATGAGGCAGTCAAAAAAGCGGTGATATACAAATGATAACTCAAAAAATGGCGCAAGGCGTAAAGAGCTTGGCGGCCTTGTTTTGCCTGTCTTCCGCATCCCTGATGTTTGCCGCCGACGCGGGCAAAACATCCGCGCAGTATCTTAAGATAGCTCTCAATCCGAGGAACGAGGCCATGGGCGGAGCGGGTGTAGCTTTTATGTCAGATGAGATTTTTTATAATCCCGCCTCCATCGCAAAAATAGAAGACAGCAGCACGAGGGCGGGTTATGTGTCTTGGTTTGAGGACATGTCCAAAACCAATATTTTCACGGCCATGCCGATCGGAAACGGCAATGTTAAAATGGCCGCGAATCTCTCATATTTCAACATAAGCGGTTTGACTTCATATGATGGATCAGGCAATGCCATGGGCGATTTTAAAAGAAACAGCACTGATCTTTCTCTCGCCGTCGCGGCGAGAGCCGGCAGGATGTCGCTCGGCGCGGCGATCAAGGGAATAAATGAAAAATACGCCGCTGAATCGTCCAAGGCATTCGCGGCGGATGCCGGAGTGATACTGGATATAACAAGAAAGATTTCCCTGGGCGCGTCTGTTGTCAATAAGGGCACAAAGATAGAGATAGGAACCGTTGAAAAAGAGCTCACTTCAAGCGCCCGCGCGGGGATTTGTATAAAACCGTCTGATATTGTTTCTATTAATTGTGACGCCGAGATGCCCAATGATGATGACACCAGGCAGCATTTCGGGGCCGAATGGGAATTTAATGAAAATTATTTTCTTCGTGGCGGCTGGCAGAAATTCGGTGAGATCGGCGGTGTGACCGCCGGTTTCGGCATGAAGGTCAACACCTCCGCCTGGGAGTCCGGTGTGACGGCCATGCGCTCCACGCATGAACGTCTGCTTCTTATCGATTACAGCTATCAGGCCAATTCTGAATTCGATAACATACACAGATTTTCCATAGGCATGGGTTTCTAAATCTGCCTGCAGGCAGGATTCCTCTAAATCAGACAAAACGCATCGTGGGAGAATGCTTGACTTTCCGTCCGTGTTTTTTTATACTAACCCATTGAAGCGGGGTGGAGCAGCCCGGTAGCTCGCAAGGCTCATAACCTTGAGGTCCCAGGTTCGAATCCTGGCCCCGCCACCAAAATTTTCCGGGGAACATCGTTTTCGCGGGGTATGCGTAATATATCATAAATATGCAGCGGAGGATAAATGGATTACTTTTTAACTGAGGAACAGAAAGAGATAATTGAAATAGCGGCCCTTATCGGCAAAGAAAAAATAGTGCCGGTAATGGAAGAATGCGATGAGAACGAGCGTTTCCCGACTGAGGTTTACGAGGAGTTCGCCAAAGCCGATCTTTGCGGCGTGGCGATACCCGAAGCCTACGGCGGACTCGGTTTCGGTGCTTTTGAGCAGGTGCTGGTCATCGAGGAGCTCTGCCGTTACGACGCCGGTATCGGCCTGGCGCTGGCCGCGACGGGCCTTGGGACTCTGCCCATTCTTCTTATGGGCAGCGAAGAACAGAAAAAGAAATTCCTTCCGGGCATAGCTGCCGGCAAAACGATCACGGCCTTCGGCCTCACGGAAGCCGGGGCGGGTTCTGACGCCGGAGCGATGAAAACAACGGCGGTCAAAGACGGAGATTCCTACATTCTTAACGGCAGCAAATGTTTTATAACAAACGGCGGTGACGCGCATCTTTATACGGTGATAGCCAAAACCGATCCATCCAAGGGATCCCGCGGAGCTTCGGCTTTTATCATTGAGAAGGGCACCCCGGGTTTTTCATTCGGCAAGAAAGAAAAAAAACTCGGTATAAGGTCGTCTTCAACAAGAGAAATCATTTTCAGCGATTGCCGGATACCCAAAGAAAATCTGATAGCAAGGGAAGGGATGGGTTTTATAGTAGCTCTAAAAACTCTTGACAATTCCCGTCCCGGCGTGGCGGCGCAGGCCCTGGGCATAGCTCAGGGCGCGCTTGACGACGCGGCAAAGTATTCCAGGCAAAGAATACAGTTCGGAGCCCCCATATCTTCCATTCAGGCCGTTCAGCATCTTCTCGCCGATATGGCGACAAAGACGGAAGCCGCGCGGGCACTGATATATCAGACGGCGAAGATGATAGACGCCGGCAGCAAGAATTTCAAAAAAGAAGCGTCTATGAGCAAACTCTTCGCTTCGGATGTGGCCATGGAAGTGACGACAAACGCCATACAGGTGATGGGCGGTTACGGTTACATGAAAGATTATCCCACAGAGCGACGCTTTCGCGACGCCAAGATAACCCAGATATACGAGGGTACGAATCAGATACAGAGGAATGAGATCGCGAACGCTCTGCTGAAAGAATATTGTTAAAGGCGATTCGGCTATGAATTTTATTGTCTGCGTCAAACAGGTGCCCGGCACTACGGATGTCAAAATAAACCCCGACACAAACACTCTTATCAGGGAAGGCGTTGAAGCTGTCGTGAACCCTTTTGATCTGTACGCCGTTGAGGAAGCGGTGTCCCTGAGAGAAAAATCAGGCGGCAATGTCACCGCCGTCAGTATGGGGCCGCCGCAGGCGGCGGAGGCCCTGAAAGAAACTATTGCGGTGGGGGTGGATGAAGCCGTGCTGCTCTCAGACAGAAATTTTGGTGGTTCCGACACGCTTGCCACATCCTACACCCTTGCCCGGGCCATAAAAAAAATAGGCGAATATGATATGATCTTTTGCGGATATCAGGCGATAGACGGCGACACGGCTCAGGTCGGCCCCGGAATAGCCGAGGAGCTGGGTATCCCCTGCGTCACCTATGTGAAAAAGATAAGAGAGATCAAAGACGGCCTTGTGACACTGGAAAGAATGCTTGAGACGGGTTTTCAGGTGATAGAGGTCAAACTGCCGGTTCTCATAACCGTGGTAAAAGACATTAACACGCCGCGGCTGCCGTCGCTGAGAGGCAAAATGAAGGCGAGAAAGACGGAGATTCCCGTCTGGACAGCGGCTGACATCGCCTGTGAGATGGACAGAATAGGCCAGCCCGGTTCTCCCACATGGGTGAGAAAAATTTTCGCCCCGCCCCGGAAAACCTCGGGCAGAATTCTTTCGGGCGAATTAGAGCATCAGGCAAAGGAACTCAGGGAGGAGCTCAAGCGGCTCCAGCTTATATAATGGGAATAAGAGTAGATTCATCAAAATGTTCGGGCTGCGGTATCTGCCAGAAGAGCTGTCCTTTCGGCGCGATAAGTATAGAGGACAGGAAAAAAGAACATCCCCGTTTCAAAAGAATAGCCGTTATATCTTCCGCCTGCACGCTCTGCGGGGCCTGCGCGGAAGCCTGTCCTTTTAAGGCCATAAGCATAAAAAAAGAAGAAAAAAAACCTACGGAAGACCTGACGCTCTATAAAGGGGTGTGGGTGATAGCGGAAATGTCCGAGGGTAATTTCCACGGCGTTACTTTTGAATTGCTGGGCAAGGGAAGGGAGCTCGCGGAAAAAAGAAAGACTTATCTCGGCTGTGTTCTCTTGGGCGCGGGGATATCCGGTAAAGCGCGGGAACTCATAAGCGCCGGAGCCGACAGGGTGATCGCCTGCGACGATCCCATCTTCAAGGATTTTTATGACACGGCCTTTGTGGAAACGATCGCGGCCATGATCAAAGAGCACAAACCGGAGATCGTTCTTTTGGGCGCCACCGCCTGTGGCCGCG
It encodes the following:
- a CDS encoding electron transfer flavoprotein subunit beta/FixA family protein; translation: MNFIVCVKQVPGTTDVKINPDTNTLIREGVEAVVNPFDLYAVEEAVSLREKSGGNVTAVSMGPPQAAEALKETIAVGVDEAVLLSDRNFGGSDTLATSYTLARAIKKIGEYDMIFCGYQAIDGDTAQVGPGIAEELGIPCVTYVKKIREIKDGLVTLERMLETGFQVIEVKLPVLITVVKDINTPRLPSLRGKMKARKTEIPVWTAADIACEMDRIGQPGSPTWVRKIFAPPRKTSGRILSGELEHQAKELREELKRLQLI
- a CDS encoding HD domain-containing protein, with amino-acid sequence MNDIKTACLRDVIHDYIYFTVPQKSGEISEQAVVDSPWLQRLRRINQLQAAWMVYPCATHTRFQHSLGTMHLAGNMAYRLYDSFKKAFPNEYIPPEKNYVEELFRLAGLLHDVGHGPFGHLMDEVYTWKLYGKTHEDISAKVIRENLSHIIEKIDFSPHGYFTHKIKADDVIKFIKTPSDFSGYELWEQIFCKIMMGIYSVDIIDFLLRDKYYCGTKEFGDIDIKRLLGSTAVTTSGFSMDKDALPALKSFLNTRMSMFCHIYFNEKKELFESALGRLLPGIVKVMKIGNPYENIKKYFFVDDFALTSMLTLWARTETGQKKELGKQWEKIAVMRDTPDKLVLSGQKSYFTFVRKEELLTEEKIINNFRQNYKIKCPISVNIDTLDIRLQNVFVRFNDKLILKKEDNLKSISLYDSGSDTILGEEMNKVLQDIPVKFLLWQVFVPAKYSRRVQAVIKAESADGSDIAEAQMSLPLGPARWNEKKEKTEISNV
- a CDS encoding DUF192 domain-containing protein; translation: MNEALKSARLYNKDGECLLNKVEIADTFRARLKGLLGRTLIEKDYGLLLVPCESIHMFFMKFPIDVFFLKDRNGSYEIASTARNVKPWRMALAPRGTDAVLETAPGAMSAARSGDILTII
- a CDS encoding phosphatidylglycerophosphatase A, whose protein sequence is MMNKVIKFLATGFGVSRFAPHPGEGTIGTLVGVVIFVLWPDSRLYPNGFWLLLILGLTLGVYVSGKAEEIFAQKDCPRIVIDEIMGFLIAAAFLPKTFWMIFSAFILFRIFDGLKPGPVRFAEKFSGGWGIMGDDVVAGIFANIIMQIVAFRFF
- the aspS gene encoding aspartate--tRNA ligase; this encodes MKALSVNSINAGYENRDIELSGWIDSIRDHGGVMFADLRNRSGKIQLVFDASNKGGDYSGAVAALRAEFVVRVKGTVSKRPEDAVNKKIPPGEVELKVVSFEILNEALPLPFYPGEKVGDEAALKYRFLDLRGTDMMRNLEAVDRIMRITREYFAQLGFWDVPTPMLTKSTPEGARDYLVPARTKAGSFFALPQSPQLFKQVLMASGVERYYQITRCFRDEDLRADRQPEFTQIDMEMSFASSSDIMETVWDLVEKIFAAFDHKLPQALFMKFEEAMASYGSDKPDLSLNIGLLSDITEIFRKSEFKVFSSSVEKGNKIAAFLCAGDFSRKELDDAVEDAKKLGAGGLVWIKKSGDELKSPVVKIFSDEEKNALRRKFPGDGVIFAGSTGDSFCLMGELRKIFALRRGMKKEGFFPVWVVEAPLFEKNAQGRLQAVHHPFTAPIGDIFADDPRSLKSHSYDLVINGEEVGGGSVRIHKAKEQIKVFEIMGISEAEYREKFGFLLDALSYGCPPHGGFALGMERLAVKLLGLDSIRDVIAFPKTQNAFCPLTHAPDVVSERQLRELGLKLADE
- a CDS encoding CDP-diacylglycerol--glycerol-3-phosphate 3-phosphatidyltransferase, which codes for FIFLASTDCVDGIVARRRKEVTVLGEFMDPLADKLLVTSALVYFTTVAWLHVHWWMVVTIISREFIISGLRVLAARRKISIPALISGKVKTTVQLTAVITTLLIILLRSATGKWNFYYGWLDFVYELPMYLMLFAVASTIYSGVRYIKKYFYLFGDAI
- a CDS encoding PorV/PorQ family protein, with protein sequence MITQKMAQGVKSLAALFCLSSASLMFAADAGKTSAQYLKIALNPRNEAMGGAGVAFMSDEIFYNPASIAKIEDSSTRAGYVSWFEDMSKTNIFTAMPIGNGNVKMAANLSYFNISGLTSYDGSGNAMGDFKRNSTDLSLAVAARAGRMSLGAAIKGINEKYAAESSKAFAADAGVILDITRKISLGASVVNKGTKIEIGTVEKELTSSARAGICIKPSDIVSINCDAEMPNDDDTRQHFGAEWEFNENYFLRGGWQKFGEIGGVTAGFGMKVNTSAWESGVTAMRSTHERLLLIDYSYQANSEFDNIHRFSIGMGF
- a CDS encoding acyl-CoA dehydrogenase translates to MDYFLTEEQKEIIEIAALIGKEKIVPVMEECDENERFPTEVYEEFAKADLCGVAIPEAYGGLGFGAFEQVLVIEELCRYDAGIGLALAATGLGTLPILLMGSEEQKKKFLPGIAAGKTITAFGLTEAGAGSDAGAMKTTAVKDGDSYILNGSKCFITNGGDAHLYTVIAKTDPSKGSRGASAFIIEKGTPGFSFGKKEKKLGIRSSSTREIIFSDCRIPKENLIAREGMGFIVALKTLDNSRPGVAAQALGIAQGALDDAAKYSRQRIQFGAPISSIQAVQHLLADMATKTEAARALIYQTAKMIDAGSKNFKKEASMSKLFASDVAMEVTTNAIQVMGGYGYMKDYPTERRFRDAKITQIYEGTNQIQRNEIANALLKEYC